The genome window ACCTCATCAGCGGCAAGGAGGGTCAGGGATTCATCCAGCTGATGCTCAACCTGCCTCTCGAGCGCCTCTCGATCGGGGTCGCCGCGGCCGCGGCCGCGCAGGCAGCGCTCGACTGGACCGTCGCCTACACGAAGGACCGCGAGGCGTTCGGCGAGCGCATCGCGGACTTCCAGAGCACCCGCTTCCGGCTCGCCGACATGGCCGCGACCACCGACGCGATGTGGGCGTACATCGACCGCGCGCTGCTCGCCTACAAGAACAGCACGCTCACCGCCGAGGACGCCGCGAAGGTCAAGTTCTGGGCGACCGAGCGCGAGTGGGAGGTGCTCGACACGGGCGTGCAGCTTCACGGCGGCTACGGCTACATCATGGAGTACCCGATCGCTCGGGCCTTCACGGATGCCCGGGTGCACCGCATCTACGGCGGCACGAACGAGATCATGCGCGACCTCGTCGGTCGTCAGATCGTCGGCAAGCGCTGACGTATCGTCTGCAGAAGGGCCCAGGATGCCGTCATCCTGGGCCCTTCTCGTTGTGGCGGAATCAGCGGGGCAGGCGACCGCCGACACCCGCACGGCGCAGCCGATCGGCGATCAGGATGCCGAGTGCCGTGCCGCCGAGGCAGCTCGCGAGCGTGATCGCGAAGAACGTGATCTGCAGCCCCAGGTCGAAGGTGCCGAGGTTGAAAGACGTCCACGCGAGGATCGGATAGACGATGCCGACGATCGCCGCGCCGAGGTAGTGCAGCCAGGTTCCCCAGTACCGCCACAGCACGAACAGGAAAGGGAGCTCGGTGAAGGCCGCCCACCAGACGTTCGTGGCCACGCTGCTGAAGCCGTATCCGGAGAACGGGACGATCACGAGACCGGCGAGGAGGCCCACCAGCAGCCCGACCAGCGGGCGCCGCAACAGGCGCAGGGCGATCACCGAGGGCAGCAGCCAGAGCCCGGCCAGGCCCACACTGGCGAACGGGAGGCCGAGGAACAGGAGCGTCGAGATCCAGTTGGCGGGTGCGAGCAGGATGCCGCCGGCGACGCCGAGTGCGGCGCAGGTCAGCAGGATCGCAGTCGGGAACCGGAAGCGCGAGCGTTCACCGCCGCTGCGGGGTCGATTCTGCACCTCAGGAGACGTTTTCGGATGCGTTTCTGACCCCGCACCGGGCGCCGACCCCGCACCGGTCGGCGACCCCGCGTAGGGGTTCGGGCGCGCGTCATCCGACCCGCTCATGCGAGGGGCTCCGCAGCGGCGTCGCGGGCGGTCTTCGAGGCCGGCGAGGATGCGCCGACCTTCCAATAGCCGCAGAAGCTGACTGCGTTCTTGTCGACCCCGCGCTCGCCGACGAGGTGTTTGCGGGCGCCCGAGGCGAGCGACTGCTCGCCCGCGGCATAGGCATGGAACGGCGCATCGGGCAGCGACAGCTCTCCGAGCCGGGCGAGCGCGAACGAACCGGGGGCGAACTCATGCGGACGTACGAGCCAGACGACCTCGACTCCGACGGGGTGCGGGAACTCCAGTGCATCCTCTTCGGTCGGCACCTCGATGAGCGCCGTGCCGGTCGCATCAGCGGGGAGCGACGCGCAGATCGACGCGATCGCCGGCAGCGCGGTCTCGTCGCCGACGAGCACGACCCGCTCGGTGCCGCGCTGCGGATTGAAGGTGAGTCCCTCGTCGATGATCAGCACATGCTCGCCGGGCTCGCACGTCTCGGCCCATCGGGATGCGGGGCCTGCTGTGCCGTCGGCCGCGGATCCGTGCAGCACGAAGTCGACGTCGATCTCGGCGCCGGCCTCCGCGGTCGCCGGGCGATACGACCGCACGCTGTAGTTGCGCATCACCGGACGCTCGCCGTCGGGGATCCGCAGGAACTTGAGATACCCGAACATCTTGTTGGCCTTCGCCGGCACTCGGTCGAGTCCGGCATCCCCGCCGATCGGCAGGAAGAGTCGGAACCACTGATCGAAGCCCATCGGCCGGAACTTCTCGATCTCGCCTCCGCCGAGCGTGACTCTGATCCAGTGCGGGGCGAGCCGTTCGGTGCGCACGACGTTGAGGTGGATGAGCTCGGACGACTCGGGCTTGACCAGTTTGCTGAATGCCATGCGGGCGCCTTTCAGGGCAGCTGCCAGGGGAAGAACAACACGAAGATCGCGGTGGATGCGGCGATCGAGGCGATGACGAAGACGGTGTCGCGCGTGCGGAACGGCACGAGGTGGCGTTCGGTGCGCGAGGGGTGGGCGCCGAAGGCACGGGAGTCCATCGCGAGAGCGACGCGCTCGGCATGACGGATGGCTCCAGCGAGCAGCGGCACGATGTAGCCCCATCCTCGAGCGATCCTCGCGAACGGTCCGCTGCCGCCGTGATGACCGCGCACACGGTGCGCTGCTCGGATCACGGACAGCTCATGCCCGAACCGCGGCACGAACCGGAAGGCGGCCAGCGCCGTGTAGCCGATCCGATAGGGCACCCGCAGCTGCTGCACGCTCGCGCGCACGAGGTCGGGTCCGGTGGTGGTGAGGCCGCCGATCAGCGCCAGGGAGACGATCGCGCCGAGACGGAGCGCTGTGGCGAAGCCGATAGCGAGCGCCCCTTGGTAGAGCGTCCAGTCGCCGATCTGCACAGCCGGCGGGGTGTCGCCGACGATTCCCGCGTCGACCCACAGCGAGAATCCGAGACCGATCGCGAGCATGCCCACGGGCAGTGCGAGCAACAGCAGCGCTGCGGTGCGCACCGAGAGCCGGGCCCCCACGACGATCAGAGCGAGCGACAGCACCAGGAAGGCGGCCGGGGTCGCGAGATCGCGCACGAAGATCAGCACCACCATGGCCGGCGCGACGCCGGCGACCTTGGCCAGAGGATTCAGGGCGTGGAGGAACTGGCGGCGAGAGGACGCGGTGACCGCGGCATACGGGTCGAACGTCTGCGCGCTCATGCGATCGCCCGCCCGGCGGCGGCGAGCACGCGCTGGAGCGCCGGGAGCCGGAGCCCGGCCTCGACGAAGGGCGTCTCGTCGCGGAAGAGCACGTCGGTTCTGTCGGCGGCGTGCACGCGACCGTCCTTCAGGATGACGATGTGCGAGGCGTGCTCGGCGACGAGCTGCAGGTCGTGTGTCACGATCAGGATCGTCGTTCCCTCGTCGCGCAGGTCATGCAGCAGCGCGAGCAGCTCGGATGCTCTGGCGCGGTCCTGTCCGAACGTCGGCTCGTCCAGCGCGAGCACCTGCGGGCGGGTGATCAGCGCCGTGCCGACCGAGAGCCGTCGCTTCTCTCCGCCCGAGAGCAGGAACGGGTGCACGTCGGCTTTGGTCTCGAGCCCGAACCGCGCGAGCATCGAATCGACGCGCTCGGTGATCTCGACATCAGGCGTGTGTCTCAGTCGCAGGCCGTGGGCGAGTTCGTCGAAGACCGTGTGAGCGATGAACTGGTGCTCGGGATTCTGGAACACGAAGCCGATGCGGCTCGCGAGCTCTCTCGGTGACGCCGCCCCTGGGTCGACGCCGTCGACGTCCACCTGCCGCTTCGGCGGCGGAACGACCCCGGCGAGCGATTGCAGCAGCGTCGTCTTGCCCGCACCGTTCGTGCCGACGATGGCGGTAAGGGTGCCCGGCGCGACGTCGAGGTCGATGCCGTGCAGGATCTCAGTGCGATGGCGGCGGATGGTCAGACCGCGGGCGCTGATGATCGGTGTGCCCGTGGCCGGGGAGCCGGGGCGTCTCGTCTCGTCGCTGCGCTCCTCGCTCAACGAACCGGTGCTGTCCTCGGTCGTCGGGCGGGTGCTGTCCCCGGTCGTCGCGCGAGAGGGTCGAGTCGAAACGGAGTGGACAGTGGCTGCGGCCAGTGCGGTGGCGAGCTCGTCCGGCGTGAGGGGCAGCTCGTCGAAGTGCGCGCCGGCATCCTGCATCCGGAGTGCGGCGAGCGTCGCTGCAGGCAACCAGACCCCCATGGCCATGAGCTCGGGGGCGTGCGTGCGGATGATCTCGGCCGCCGGGCCGTCGAACACGACGCGTCCGGCACGGTCGAGCACGATCGTGCGGGTGACGAAGCCCATCGCCGCGTCGAGGTTGTGTTCGACGAGCAGGATGGCCCGGTCGCCGGCGGCGACCACATCGTTCAGTGCGGCATAGACATCGTCGATGCCCTGCGGGTCGAGGTTCGCGGTCGGCTCGTCGAGCACGATCAGGGGCGATCCCATGGCCAGTGCGCACGCGATCGCGAGGCGCTGACGCCCGCCGCCCGACAGTCGGTCGGGGTTCTCGTGGCGCCTGTCCCACAGGCCGACGCGACCGAGCGCGTCCGCCGTCCTTGCGTGCACCTCGTCGAGGGGGAGCAGCAGGTTCTCGGGTCCGAACGCGACCTCGTCGTAGACGGTGCCGGTGACGATCTGCGCATCCGGGTCTTGGAAGACCATCGCGACGTGGGTGCTCAGCGTGGCGGTGAGAGTGTCGGCGGTGTCGAGCCCACCGGCTTCGACCGACCCCGTCATGGTCGCGGGCACGGCATGCGGGACGAGCCCGTTGAGTGCGAGCGTGAGCGTCGACTTGCCCGAACCGGAGGGGCCGAGAAGCAGCACGACCTCGCCGGGGTGGACGTCGAACGTGACGTCGAGGGGCGAGGGGCGCACCGCATCGGCGTGCGTGATCGAGAGGTCACGCACGCCGAGAAGGGGCGCGGATGAGCGCACGGCATAACCCCGGTTTCGGCGGATCGGTACCGTTCTAACTTAGCTGAGCCTTACCTGAATCGCCACGCGCCGGATTGCGCGCGATCGGCGCTCAGCGCCGGGCTACGCCTGCCCGGCTCAGGGCGCCGCCGATCGCCAACCCCACGGCCGTCCAGGCGACGGGGCCGAGCACCGAGATCACGAGATAGGCGATCTGCGCCCATGGCGGCAGCACGGCCAGGTGAGCGGCGAAGAACACCACGACCGCCACGATGACCCCGATGACCCCGGCTGAGATGAAGAAGCGCCACGGCCCCCACGAGCGGTACCGAGTGAGTGCGGCGATGCCCTCCTGGATCGCGCCGAACAGCAGTGCGGTGCCGATGAAGCGCAGCGTCCAGGCCGGGTTGAAAGCGCTCGAGATGAGCGCGGCGATGACGTGCGTGACGAGTGCGACCAGGGGCCGGCGCAGCACCTCCTGCGCGATGATGCCCGGAAGGACGTGCGAGCCGAGGACGAGGCCGTAGAGGAATGCCGGTCCCGCGAGAACAGGGAGAGTGATCCAGCCGGCG of Microbacterium sp. LWH13-1.2 contains these proteins:
- a CDS encoding ABC transporter ATP-binding protein yields the protein MRSSAPLLGVRDLSITHADAVRPSPLDVTFDVHPGEVVLLLGPSGSGKSTLTLALNGLVPHAVPATMTGSVEAGGLDTADTLTATLSTHVAMVFQDPDAQIVTGTVYDEVAFGPENLLLPLDEVHARTADALGRVGLWDRRHENPDRLSGGGRQRLAIACALAMGSPLIVLDEPTANLDPQGIDDVYAALNDVVAAGDRAILLVEHNLDAAMGFVTRTIVLDRAGRVVFDGPAAEIIRTHAPELMAMGVWLPAATLAALRMQDAGAHFDELPLTPDELATALAAATVHSVSTRPSRATTGDSTRPTTEDSTGSLSEERSDETRRPGSPATGTPIISARGLTIRRHRTEILHGIDLDVAPGTLTAIVGTNGAGKTTLLQSLAGVVPPPKRQVDVDGVDPGAASPRELASRIGFVFQNPEHQFIAHTVFDELAHGLRLRHTPDVEITERVDSMLARFGLETKADVHPFLLSGGEKRRLSVGTALITRPQVLALDEPTFGQDRARASELLALLHDLRDEGTTILIVTHDLQLVAEHASHIVILKDGRVHAADRTDVLFRDETPFVEAGLRLPALQRVLAAAGRAIA
- a CDS encoding ECF transporter S component; the encoded protein is MQNRPRSGGERSRFRFPTAILLTCAALGVAGGILLAPANWISTLLFLGLPFASVGLAGLWLLPSVIALRLLRRPLVGLLVGLLAGLVIVPFSGYGFSSVATNVWWAAFTELPFLFVLWRYWGTWLHYLGAAIVGIVYPILAWTSFNLGTFDLGLQITFFAITLASCLGGTALGILIADRLRRAGVGGRLPR
- a CDS encoding energy-coupling factor transporter transmembrane component T, coding for MSAQTFDPYAAVTASSRRQFLHALNPLAKVAGVAPAMVVLIFVRDLATPAAFLVLSLALIVVGARLSVRTAALLLLALPVGMLAIGLGFSLWVDAGIVGDTPPAVQIGDWTLYQGALAIGFATALRLGAIVSLALIGGLTTTGPDLVRASVQQLRVPYRIGYTALAAFRFVPRFGHELSVIRAAHRVRGHHGGSGPFARIARGWGYIVPLLAGAIRHAERVALAMDSRAFGAHPSRTERHLVPFRTRDTVFVIASIAASTAIFVLFFPWQLP
- a CDS encoding siderophore-interacting protein, which produces MAFSKLVKPESSELIHLNVVRTERLAPHWIRVTLGGGEIEKFRPMGFDQWFRLFLPIGGDAGLDRVPAKANKMFGYLKFLRIPDGERPVMRNYSVRSYRPATAEAGAEIDVDFVLHGSAADGTAGPASRWAETCEPGEHVLIIDEGLTFNPQRGTERVVLVGDETALPAIASICASLPADATGTALIEVPTEEDALEFPHPVGVEVVWLVRPHEFAPGSFALARLGELSLPDAPFHAYAAGEQSLASGARKHLVGERGVDKNAVSFCGYWKVGASSPASKTARDAAAEPLA
- a CDS encoding ECF transporter S component, with the protein product MASSPVLTTRVLLVCAAIGVATGMLGGIAGWITLPVLAGPAFLYGLVLGSHVLPGIIAQEVLRRPLVALVTHVIAALISSAFNPAWTLRFIGTALLFGAIQEGIAALTRYRSWGPWRFFISAGVIGVIVAVVVFFAAHLAVLPPWAQIAYLVISVLGPVAWTAVGLAIGGALSRAGVARR